CGGGGCCTCGGAGCCGTCCAGGAGGGCGGAGAGGACCGGCACGAGGTAGGCCAGGGACTTGCCGGACGCCGTGCCGGTGGCGACGACCACGGAATGGCCGTCCAGGGCGTGTTCGGCGGCGAGTGCCTGGTGGGCCCACGGGTGCTCGATGCCGTAGGCCTGCACGGCCGCGACGACCTCCGGGCGAATCCGGTCGGGCCAGACGGCATGGCGACCCTCGCGCGGGGGCAAGTGCTCCGTATGAGTGATGCGCGACGCCCGGCTCGGGCCCGGGGCGAGCCGGTCCAGGACCGCACCCGGCGACAGGCGGGGAGCGGCCTCAGACGAGGGTCGATCGGATCGGTGATTCTTGGCCATCGGCACCGAGTGTGTCACTGGCGTGACGGACAATGGGGCCAAGGCGTCGTGCACGCCTGCCGGTAAGTGATTGAATGCCATCGCGGCTGGCGAACCGTCCCGGGGGCTCCTGCCCAGGTGTTCCGAGGGGCGACCGCTCGATAGCAAGGTGCTGGAGGATCCGTGGACCTGTCTCTGTCGACCCGTACCGTCGGCGATCGTACGGTCGTCGAGGTCGGTGGCGAAATCGACGTATATACCGCGCCCAAGCTGCGCGAGCAGCTGGTCGAGCTGGTGAACGACGGGAATTTCCACCTCGTCGTCGACATGGAGGGCGTGGACTTCCTCGACTCCACCGGGCTCGGCGTGCTGGTCGGCGGACTGAAGCGGGTGCGTGCCCATGAGGGCTCGCTCCGTCTGGTCTGCAACCAGGAGCGCATTCTGAAGATCTTCCGCATCACCGGTCTGACCAAGGTGTTCCCGATCCACACCTCGGTCGACGAAGCGGTTGCGGCCACCGACTGACCACCCGTCCCGGGTCCGTGCGGCCCGGGACGGCACAGTTGAACACCGGGGGACCGGGCTTTCGGTGGCCCGGCCCCTCGACAGCACGCCCGTAGTTCCGAGGGGGACGCATGGCCACCGTTGAGCTCCGCTTCAGCGCGCTGCCCGAGCATGTCAGGACCGCCCGACTGGTGGCGGCAGCGGTGGCGCGCAGGTCCGGAGTGGACGAGGCCGTTCTCGACGAGGTCAGGCTCGCCGTCGGCGAGGCCTGCACCCGCGCCGTCGGACTGCACCAGAGCGGTGGCATCACCGCCCCGGTGAAGGTGCTGCTCATCGAGGATGAGAAGCAGTTCTCCATCGAGGTGGGCGACGAGGCGCCGCGCTCCGCCCCCGGAGACCGGGTGCCCGGCTCCGGCACGGAGGCCGACGTGGAGGCCGAGGAGGACGAGATGGGCCTCGCGGTCATCAGCGGCCTCGTCGACGACGTCGAGGTCACCGCCGGCGAGCACGGTGGGCTGATCCGCATGACCTGGCCGACCACGCCGGTGACGACTCCGCTGTCCTGAGCCGCACTCGGCGACTGCCGTCACTGGCGTATCGGACGCACCAGGCGTATCAGATTCATCAGAGGTATCCGAAGGGCCCTACCTGGTAGGGCCCTTCGGCATGTGCGGACCTCGGTGACCGCGCTTACAGTGGTTCCGTGAAGTGAATCTTGGAATCTCCGGTGAAGTGAATCTTGCGGCGAATATCGTGAATCAATTCACGAATGCCAATGCCTTGAAGGCATTACCGTGACGGTTTCGCATGTGAAGGCGAATACCGTTTACCGCGCACTGTTTTGATCAGGTTCCGGTACCTACAATCCGTCCACCATCTTGAGCTCAGCCCAAGCGTCAAGGAGGACGAATGGCGGGGCTTTCTTCCCCTCATCGGTTTGACCAGCCCACAACCTTCGCAGCCGCAGTGCTGACCGACGGCAACCGACTCCTCGTGGTGGTCATCGGGCTCGTGGCACTGGCCGCGCTCGTGGTCGCGGGCGTACTGGTGCGCCAGGTGCTCGCGGCCGGCGAGGGCACCGACAGCATGAAGAAGATCGCGGCGGCGGTCCAGGAAGGCGCCAACGCCTATCTGGCCCGCCAGCTGCGCACGCTCGGCGTATTCGCCGTCGCCGTGTTCTTCCTGCTCCTGCTGCTGCCCGCGGACGACTGGAGTCAGCGCGCCGGAAGATCGCTGTTCTTCTTGATCGGCGCCGGGTTCTCGGCGGCCACCGGCTATATCGGCATGTGGCTCGCCGTGCGCAGCAATGTGCGTGTCGCCGCGGCGGCCCGGGAAGCGACTCCGGCGGAAGGCGAACCGGAAAAAGATCTCACCGCTGTATCGCACAAGGCAATGAAGATCGCATTCCGTACGGGCGGCGTCGTCGGCATGTTCACGGTGGGGCTCGGTCTGCTGGGCGCCTCCTGCGTGGTGCTGGTGTACGCGGCCGACGCGCCGAAGGTGCTCGAGGGATTCGGTCTCGGCGCCGCCCTGATCGCCATGTTCATGAGGGTCGGCGGCGGCATCTTCACCAAGGCCGCCGACGTCGGCGCCGACCTGGTCGGCAAGGTCGAGCAGGGCATTCCGGAGGACGATCCGCGCAATGCCGCGACCATCGCGGACAACGTGGGCGACAACGTCGGCGACTGCGCGGGCATGGCGGCCGACCTCTTCGAGTCGTACGCCGTGACGCTGGTCGCCGCGCTGATCCTCGGCAAGGCGGCCTTCGGCGACGCCGGGCTCGCCTTCCCGCTGCTCGTGCCCGCGATCGGCGTGCTCACGGCCATGGTCGGCATCTTCGCGGTCGCCCCGCGCCGCACCGACCGCAGCGGCATGTCCGCGATCAACCGGGGCTTCTTCATCTCCGCGGTGATCTCGCTGGTGCTGGTGGCCGTGGCCGTCTTCGTCTACCTCCCCGGGAAGTACGCGGACCTCGACGGCGTCACCGACGCGGCGATCCAGGGCAAGAACGGCGACCCGCGCGTCCTCGCCCTCGTCGCGGTGGCGATCGGCATCCTCCTGGCCGCCGTCATCCAGCAGCTGACCGGCTATTTCACCGAGACCACCCGCCGCCCGGTGCGCGACATCGGCAAGTCGTCGCTGACCGGCCCCGCCACCGTCGTCCTGGCCGGCATCTCCGTCGGCCTGGAGTCGGCCGTCTACACCGCCCTGCTGATCGGCCTCGGCGTGTACGGGGCGTTCCTGCTCGGCGGTACGTCGATCATGCTGGCGCTGTTCGCGGTGGCCCTGGCCGGCACCGGCCTGCTCACCACGGTCGGGGTGATCGTCGCGATGGACACCTTCGGGCCGGTCTCCGACAACGCGCAGGGCATCGCCGAGATGTCCGGCGACGTCGAGGGCGCGGGCGCGCAGGTGCTCACCAATCTCGACGCGGTCGGCAACACCACCAAGGCGATCACCAAGGGCATCGCCATCGCCACCGCCGTCCTGGCGGCGTCGGCGCTCTTCGGGTCGTACCGGGACGCGATCACCACCGGCGCGCAGGACGTCGGCGAGAAGCTGTCGGGGCCGGGCGCGCCGATGACCCTGATGATGGACATCTCGCAGCCCAACAACCTCGTGGGCCTCATCGCGGGCGCGGCGGTCGTCTTCCTCTTCTCGGGACTGGCGATCAACGCGGTCTCCCGGTCGGCCGGCGCCGTGGTCTACGAGGTGCGGCGGCAGTTCCGCGAGCACCCGGGGATCATGGACTACAGCGAGACGCCGGAGTACGGCAAGGTCGTCGACATCTGCACCCGGGACGCCCTGCGGGAGCTGGCCACACCAGGGCTGCTCGCCGTGCTGGCACCCATCTTCATCGGGTTCACGCTCGGGGTCGGCGCCCTGGGCTCGTTCCTGGCGGGCGCGATCGGCTCCGGCACGTTGATGGCCGTCTTCCTCGCCAACTCCGGCGGCGCGTGGGACAACGCCAAGAAGCTCGTCGAGGACGGCCACCACGGCGGCAAGGGCAGCGAGGCCCACGCTGCGACGGTCATCGGCGACACGGTCGGCGACCCCTTCAAGGACACGGCCGGCCCGGCGATCAACCCGCTGCTGAAGGTCATGAACCTGGTCGCGCTGCTCATCGCGCCCGCCGTGATCAAGTTCAGCTACGGCGACGACAAGAGCGTCGGCGTACGGATCGTGATCGCGGTGCTCGCGCTCGCCGTGATCGTCGGCGCGGTGTACGTCTCCAAGCGGCGAGGCATCGCCGTGGGTGACGAAGACAACGCCGACACTTCGTCCAAGTCGGTGGATCCGGCGGTGGTTTCGTAGGGCGGTCCACGGTCGCCCGGCTCAAAGGGCGGGCGGGTGGCGCGCGTTGACGCGTCGCCCGCCCGCTGTGTCGTGACCATGCCCTACCCGTGAGCCTTCTCTCTCTTGGTTTAAAAGGCGTCAATAGCACATATTGCGGACATTCATTCTGGGGTTGTCGCCCGGTTGGCGTGTATGTTCCGGGGCCGAGAGCCATGGAAGGGACCGATCCGGTGAACAAGAAGCTCGCGGTTGCACTGTCCGGCGGTGCGGTACTGGTACTGGCGCTGTCCGGATGCAGTGGGGACGACGGCAACAAGGAGCTCGACGCCTGGGCCAAAAAGGTCTGCGACGCGCTGCCCGCGCAGGACGCGAAGGTCGACGCGGCCAACGAGGCGATCAAGCAGGCCGCCACGGACGACAACGCTCCGGCGAACGTTCAGAAAACCGACTCACAGGCCTTCCAGGACATGTCCGACGCCTACAAGGCGCTCGCCCAGGCCGTCCAGACCGCCGGAGCGCCGCCCGGCGTCGACGACGCCGCGAAGAAGCAGAAGGACGCCGTCACGGCGCTCAACACGCTCTCCACCTCCTACGCCGACCTGAAGAAGCAGGTCGACACGCTGGACACCAAGGACCAGGCGAAGTTCGCCGACGGCCTGCAGGGCATCGCCACCGACCTCGGCAAGCTCAGCCAGAGCGGCAACACCGCGCTGAAGAACCTGGAACAGGGCGACGTCAAGAACGCCATGGCCAAGCAGGCGAGCTGCAAGAAGGTGGCCGCCTCCGCCTCGGCTCGCGCGACGACCGGCTGAGGTCCCGGGCCGCACGGTACGGCGCGACGGGGCAGGCGGTTATGAGCCGTGACGGGGAGACAAGCGGCGGCCACGGGACACAATGGGGGGCGTGAGTAACGCCACCCTGTCCCCCCTGCCCTCCGCCGACCGCCCCGACGTGGCCGCCCGGCTGCGCGAGGCCCTGCTGGCAGCCTCCTTCACCGCCGACGGCCTGCTCGACCTCCTCGGCGCCCCCGCCTACGCGGCCCTGGCCCGCAGCGAGACCGTCCCCGCACTGCGGGCGACCCGTGGGGACACGCCGCTGGAGACGCTCGTCCGTCTCTTTCTCCTCCAGCAGCCCGTGCCGCACGCGCGCGTGGAGGAGTTCCTGCCCCTCCACGCGTGCGTGGAGAGCGGTTGGCTGGTGCGCGTCGGCGACGAGGTGGCCGCGGCCGTGGACGTACGGCCGTTCGGCGGGCCCGACGGCGAGGACTGGTTCATCGTGTCCGACCTGGGGTGCGCGGTCGGCGGGGCCGGCGGCATCGGCAGCCACCACGAGGGCGTCGTCCTCGGCGTCGGCGGCGCGTCGACGACCCTGGCCGGGATCACCGTCCGTACGCCCGTCTCCTCGGCCCTCGACCTCGGCACCGGTTCCGGGATCCAGGCGCTGCACGCCGCCCGGCACGCCACGCGCGTGACGGCGACCGACCTCAACCCGCGCGCGCTGCACGTCACCGCCCTCACCCTCGCGCTGTCCGGCGCTCCCGCCGCCGATCTGCGGGAGGGCTCGCTGTTCGAGCCGATCCGGGACGACGAGACGTACGACCTGATCGTGTCCAACCCGCCCTTCGTGATCTCGCCGGGCGCCCGGCTGACGTACCGGGACGGCGGGATGGGCGGGGACGATCTGTGCCGGTCGATCGTTCAGGGAGCGGGGGAACGGCTGAACGAGGGCGGGTTCGCGCAGTTCCTCGCCAACTGGCAGCACGTGGAGGGGGAGGACTGGCAGGACAGGCTCAGGGCATGGGTGCCGCGCGGGTGCGACGCCTGGATCGTGCAGCGCGAGGTGCAGGACGTCACGCAGTACGCCGAGCTGTGGCTCAGGGACGCCGGCGACCACCGCGGTGACCCGGCCGAGTACCAGGCGCGGTACGACGCGTGGCTGGACGAGTTCGAGGCGCGCAAGGTGAAGGCCGTCGGCTTCGGCTGGATCACCCTGCGCAGGACGGCTGCCGCCGAGCCCGCCGTCACCGTGGAGGAGTGGCCGCACTCGGTCGAGCAGCCGCTCGGCGACACGATCAGGGCGCACTTCGAGCGGCTCGACTACCTGCGCGGACGCGACGACGCGGCCCTGCTCGCGGGGCACTTCACACTGGCCGGCGAGGTCGTCCAGGAGCAGGTCGGGCTGCCCGGCGCCGAGGACCCGGAGCACGTCGTGCTGCGCCAGCACCGCGGCATGCGCCGCGCCACCAAGGTGGACACGGTCGGCGCGGGATTCGCGGGCGTCTGCGACGGCTCGCTGAGCGCGGGGCGCATCCTGGACGCCATCGCGCAACTGGTCGGCGAGGACCCGGTGTCGCTGCGCGACCGCACGCCGGCGCAGATCCGACTCCTGGTGGAGCAGGGCTTCCTGGAACCGGCGGAGTGAATCCCTCCGGGACGGGCCACGACTGAGGCGGACCCACACCTCTGATACCCATGTGCCCCGATCTGGAGCGATTGGCAGGATTGCTGCGGAAAAGGTCTCCTGTCAGTGGTGCGTGCGAAGCTACCTTCTAGGGACGAACTCCGCGCGTTCTCGGGGGAGGCGCGCGCTGTCTCGGGGGAGGCGCGATGGCGGGGGAGACACCGGATCGGGGCGCGGTCCGGGTCGTGGCCGGCCGGTACCGGCTGCTGCGGACGCTCGGCGCGGGCGGCATGGGCCGTGTCTGGCTGGCGTACGACGAGGAGTTGGCCTGCGAGGTCGCGATGAAGGAGATCGCGCTGCCCGACCTTGCCATGGACCGGGCCGAGCCTGTGACGGGGCGCATTGCGCGCGCCCGCAGCGAGGCCCGGCACGCGGCCCGTCTGCGTGGCCATCCGCATGTGGCGACGGTGCACGACGTGGTGGTGCACGAGGGCCTGCCGTGGATCGTCATGGAGCACGTCCCGGACGCCGTCGACCTTCAGGCGGTCGTCCGGCGGTCCGGCCCGGTGCCGCCCGCGCAGGCGGCCCGCATCGGTCTCGCAGTCCTCGACGCGCTCACCGCGGGGCACCGCATCGGCATCCTCCACCGGGATGTGAAACCGGCCAACATCCTCCTCTCGCCGGACGCCTCGGGCGACACCTACGCGCGCGTGCTGCTCACCGACTACGGCATCGCGCTCCAGCCCGAGTCCCTCGAGCCCCGGCTCACCGCGACCGCCGGCATCCTCGGCACCCCCGGCTACCTCGCCCCGGAACGCGCGCGCGGCGAGCCGCCCACCCCGGCCGCCGACCTGTTCTCCCTCGGCGCCACGCTGTACGCCGCCGTCGAGGGTCGCGGTCCCTTCGACCGCCACGGCGACTACGCCACCCTCACCGCCCTCCTCGGCGAGGAGCCGACCCCACCGGCCCGGGCCGGCGAGCTGGCTCCGGTGATCCGGGGACTGCTGGTCAAGGACCCCATGCGCCGGTCGTCCCCGGAGGCGGTGGCACGCGGCCTGGAGCGGGTGCTGCGGTCGGCGGAGGGCACGGAGGGCGCGGCGGCGGGATGGGCAGCGCGGGCGGCGGCCGACGGCTCGGGCGTGCCGCGGGGCGGCCCCGACACACCTCCGGTCGGCTTCGGGCCGCCGCCCGCGGGGTACGGCACGGCGGGCGCGGGCGCGGAAGCCCGGCCCGGTGGGGACGGCGTGTCGCCCGGGGCGGGGCTTCCTCCTGGACCGGGCGCGGCGGCTCCCGGGCAGGGCGCGGCGGCTTACGGCGCCCGCACCCCGTCCGGCGCGGGAGCACCGGGCGCCGCGCAGCCACCGGGCACGCCTCCAGCGCAGTACACACCGGGCACACCCCAGGCGTCGTACACCCCAGGCGCCCCGCACACCCCGCAGACGCCCCGGACTCCGCACACACCGGCAGGCCCGCACGACTTTCCGGTGGTCGGCGGCCTCGGGCCGGGAGCGGCGGCCGGGCGGGCGGGATCAGAGGCCGGCTCCGCGCCGCCCGGCGGCCCGGCCGGACCGGGAGGGGCGGGGGGACCGGGAGGGGTGGTGCCCGCGGGAGGGTTCGCGCCGCCTTCGGCCCCCGACACGCCTGGCCACCCGCCCCGTCCCGAGGGGCCGGGCACTCCGCCCGGCCCCGGCCCCGGCTTCGCGCCGTACGGCTCCTGGCCGCCGCCCGTCCCGCAGCAGTCCTTCGACGTGGTCGACGCGGTCGACCCCTACGCCCAGACCTCCGAGGGCTCCCACGCGCGAGCCGCCCCCGCAGACCCCCACGCCCAGGCGTCCGGCAACCCCTTCGCGGCGAGCGGCGGGAACCCGTCGCCGTACGGGGGCGCTGCGACGCCGTACGGGGGAAACCCGGTGCCGCGCTCCGGCGACCCGACGCCGTACGGGGGGAACGCGGGTGGCTTTGGAGGGAGTTCGCCGCCGTACGGCGGCGGCTCCGGGGGCTATGGCGGCGGCTCGACGCCCTACGGGGGTGAGCCGACGGCCTACGGGAGCGGTGGCTCGCGTCCGCCGTCCGGCGGGCGGAGGCGGCTCGCCGTCGTCGCTCTCGTCGTGGCCGCCGTGCTGGTCGTCGCCGGTGGGACGTGGGCAGTCGTGCTGCTGGCCGGGGACAAGGGGGACGGGGGCGACACCACGGCGGCGAGGCGGTCGTCCGCGTCGAGCGGGCCGCAGTCGCCCTCGCCGACGGGGCCCGTCTACCCGTACGGCAGTGTCGTCGGACTCACCGAGCCGCTGGAGACGGGGGACTGCGTGAAGGCGGTCTGGTCGGGGACGCCGTTCGGTTCGGCGCCGAACCTGGGCGTGGTGGACTGCGTCGACGACTGGCCGGACGGTCAGGTCGTGGCGGTCGACACGGCGACCGACTTCGCCGACGCCAGGGCCCAGGGGGCCACGCGGTGCGCGGCGCAGAGCAAGGCGGTCGTCGACGCGCTGCCGGACGCCGGGGGCTACGCCGTCGTACCGACGCGGGACGGCTTCGATGCGGCCGACAGCGGTACGGCATGTCTCGTACTGGGCCGCCATGCGGCGATAGGCGGCGAGGTGGGCCGTTTCAGGGACGCGGGCACAGACCTGTGGGTCGGACAGATGAGCGTGGGCGACTGCTGGATCTACAAGGAGCTGGACAACGGCTACGAGTCGCCCCTCACGGACTGCGCGAAACCGCACACGGACCAAGTGATCGGGACCGTTCAGGCTCCGGATGAAATGAGCTACAAGAAGGGCCGCGACAACGCGACGAAGCTCTGTGGCAACAAATTCGAGTCCGTCTGGGCGCCTGGTTCGGAGCGCCTCGTGGTGGGCTGGATGACCGACGAGGACGACTGGAACGCCGGATTCACCACGATCGTGTGCACGGTGAGCCGGGCCGACAACGGGAAGACGACCGGAAAGATACCCGCGCCCGGTTCGGTCTGAAGGTTTCGCGAAGGTTCCGCGCGCGCCCGTCGGGGCCGGCGGCGGCCGCGCGCGTCCCTGCGCGGGCGGCCCGCACCCGCGCGCGGGCCGTCGACCCCGCCCGAAGACCGGGCGTTCACCTCGGGTTCGCCCAGGTGCCGTCCGCGCGTGCCAGTCTGCGGGGACCGGGGCGTGTGCGGGCGGGCGGAAGAGGGGCGCGGACGATCATGGAGACTGGACCGGCGATCTTCGCAGGAGCGGTGTTCGCCCTGTTCGGAGGCGGGCTGCTGGTGTGGACCGCGGCCCGGGTGCGGCACCGTGAGCCGGTCGCCGAGGGTGTGAGTCCCGTCGCATCGGCGACCCTGGCGACCCTGGCCGCGGCCGTCGCGCTGGCCGTCGCGGCGTGGTGCTTCACCCGCCTCTGAAATCGCCGCTGAAACCGCTTCTGAGCCCGCCTCCGAGGATCGAGCCGGGGTCCCTGTTTGAACCGGGTCGGCGCGGTCACACCGGTAAAGGGGAGGATGCGTTCCGCTCTGGCAGAAAAGGGCTGGTCGACACTCCGGGCGGCAGGAATGGCGGTAGTCGGGTTACCGTTCGAGTGGCCGTTGCGGGCTTTTCCCGTTTGACACGGGGGCGGGATGTACCGTCACACTCCGCAGCGTCACCATGACCCGACCCCGGGAGCAAGGCCTGGGGAGGCCCCAGCGTCGACCGGAGAGAAGAGCGAAGTTGTCCCCGACCAGCGAGACCGCGAAGGGCGGCCGCCGACTCGTGATCGTCGAGTCGCCTGCCAAGGCGAAGACGATCAAGGGTTACCTCGGCCCCGGCTACATCGTCGAGGCCAGCGTCGGGCACATCCGTGACCTTCCCAACGGCGCCGCGGAGGTGCCGGAGAAGTACACCGGCGAGGTCCGCCGCCTCGGCGTGGACGTCGAACACGACTTCCAGCCCATCTATGTCGTCAACGCCGACAAGAGGGCCCAGGTCAAGAAGCTCAAGGACCTGCTGCGGGAGTCCGACGAACTCTTCCTCGCCACCGATGAGGACCGCGAGGGCGAGGCCATCGCATGGCACCTCCAGGAGGTGCTGAAGCCCACGGTCCCGGTCAAGCGGATGGTCTTCCACGAGATCACCAAGGCCGCGATCCAGGCCGCCGTCGCCAACCCGCGCCAGCTCAACCAGAAGCTCGTCGACGCGCAGGAGACCCGCCGCATCCTCGACCGCCTCTACGGCTACGAGGTCTCGCCGGTCCTGTGGAAGAAGGTCATGCCGCGTCTGTCGGCCGGCCGTGTCCAGTCCGTCGCCACCCGACTCGTGGTGGAGCGGGAACGCGAGCGCATCGCGTTTCGTTCTGCTGAGTACTGGGACCTGACGGGCACCTTCGCGACGGGCCGCGCGGGGGATGCGTCGGACCCGTCGTCGCTGGTCGCCCGCCTGCAGACCGTCGACGGCAGGCGGGTCGCGCAGGGCCGCGACTTCGACTCCCTGGGACAACTCAAGAGCGCGAACATCCTCCACCTCGACGAGGCGAACGCCCGAGCCCTCGCCGCCGCCCTGGAGAGCACGCGGTTCGCCGTCCGCTCCGTCGAGTCCAAGCCGTACCGCCGCTCGCCGTACGCCCCGTTCCGTACGACGACGCTGCAGCAGGAGGCCAGCCGCAAGCTGGGCTTCGGCGCGAAGGCGACCATGCAGGTGGCCCAGAAGCTGTACGAGAACGGCTTCATCACCTATATGCGTACGGACTCCACGACGCTGAGCGACACCGCCATCACGGCCGCCCGCGCCCAGGTCACGCAGCTGTACGGCGCCGACTACCTGCCGGCCCAGCCGCGCACGTACGCCGGGAAGGTCAAGAACGCGCAGGAGGCGCACGAGGCGATCCGTCCTTCGGGTGATCGTTTCCGCACGCCCGCCGAGACGGGTCTGACCGGCGACCAGTTCCGGCTCTACGAGCTGATCTGGAAGCGGACGGTCGCCTCCCAGATGAAGGACGCGGTCGGAAACTCGGTCACGGTGAAGATCGGCGGCGCCGCCGCCGACGGCCGGGACGTCGAGTTCAGCGCCTCCGGCAAGACGATCACCTTCCACGGCTTCCTGAAGGCGTACGTCGAAGGCGCGGACGACCCGAACGCGGAGCTGGACGACCGCGAGCGCCGGCTGCCCCAGGTGAGCGAGGGCGACGCCCTCGGCGCCCAGGAGATCACGGTCGACGGGCACGCCACCAAGCCCCCGGCCCGCTACACCGAGGCCAGCCTGGTCAAGGAGCTCGAAGAGCGCGAGATCGGCCGCCCGTCGACGTACGCGTCGATCATCGGCACGATCCTCGACCGCGGCTATGTCTTCAAGAAGGGCACGGCCCTGGTGCCGTCCTTCCTGTCCTTCGCCGTGGTCAACCTCCTGGAGAAGCACTTCGGGCGGCTCGTCGACTACGACTTCACCGCCAAGATGGAGGACGACCTCGACCGCATCGCCAGCGGTGAGGCGCAGGCCGTGCCGTGGCTGAGGCGCTTCTACTTCGGCGAGGGCGAGGCGACGGGCGCCGCCGAGGCGGGCAACGGCGACGGGGACCACCTCGGCGGTCTCAAGGAGCTGGTGACCGACCTGGGTGCGATCGACGCGCGCGAGGTGTCGTCGTTCCCCGTGGGCAACGACATCGTGCTGCGGGTCGGCCGCTACGGCCCCTACATCGAGCGCGGCGAGAAGGACTCCGAGGGCCACCAGCGCGCGGACGTGCCCGAGGACCTGGCCCCGGACGAGCTGTCCGTCGAGTACGCGGAGGAACTGCTCGCCAAGCCGAGCGGCGACTTCGAGCTG
This window of the Streptomyces sp. NBC_01275 genome carries:
- the topA gene encoding type I DNA topoisomerase, which encodes MSPTSETAKGGRRLVIVESPAKAKTIKGYLGPGYIVEASVGHIRDLPNGAAEVPEKYTGEVRRLGVDVEHDFQPIYVVNADKRAQVKKLKDLLRESDELFLATDEDREGEAIAWHLQEVLKPTVPVKRMVFHEITKAAIQAAVANPRQLNQKLVDAQETRRILDRLYGYEVSPVLWKKVMPRLSAGRVQSVATRLVVERERERIAFRSAEYWDLTGTFATGRAGDASDPSSLVARLQTVDGRRVAQGRDFDSLGQLKSANILHLDEANARALAAALESTRFAVRSVESKPYRRSPYAPFRTTTLQQEASRKLGFGAKATMQVAQKLYENGFITYMRTDSTTLSDTAITAARAQVTQLYGADYLPAQPRTYAGKVKNAQEAHEAIRPSGDRFRTPAETGLTGDQFRLYELIWKRTVASQMKDAVGNSVTVKIGGAAADGRDVEFSASGKTITFHGFLKAYVEGADDPNAELDDRERRLPQVSEGDALGAQEITVDGHATKPPARYTEASLVKELEEREIGRPSTYASIIGTILDRGYVFKKGTALVPSFLSFAVVNLLEKHFGRLVDYDFTAKMEDDLDRIASGEAQAVPWLRRFYFGEGEATGAAEAGNGDGDHLGGLKELVTDLGAIDAREVSSFPVGNDIVLRVGRYGPYIERGEKDSEGHQRADVPEDLAPDELSVEYAEELLAKPSGDFELGADPVSGHQIIARDGRYGPYVTEVLPEGTPKTGKNAVKPRTASLFKAMSLDTVTLEDALKLMSLPRVVGADAEGQEITAQNGRYGPYLKKGTDSRSLQAEDQLFTITLEEALAIYAQPKQRGRAAAKPPLKELGEDPVSGKPVVVKDGRFGPYVTDGETNATLRSGDSVEEITPERGYELLAEKRAKTPAKKTAKKAPAKKAPAKKATAKKTAAPAKKTAAKKTAAKTTTAKKTATKKATAAKSASSSAASSDD